A window from Trinickia violacea encodes these proteins:
- a CDS encoding type II toxin-antitoxin system HicB family antitoxin, producing the protein MNMNILTIANHRAVVTYDPETDMLRGEFLGLNGGADFYASDIATLKAEGARSLAAFLEVCKENGIDPIRHFSGRFNARINPELHARAVEAAAAEGISLNQLIERAIEHEVTT; encoded by the coding sequence ATGAACATGAACATCCTGACCATCGCCAACCATCGCGCAGTCGTCACCTACGACCCCGAGACCGACATGCTGCGCGGCGAATTCCTCGGCCTGAACGGCGGCGCCGACTTCTACGCCAGCGATATCGCCACCCTCAAGGCCGAAGGCGCACGCTCCTTGGCGGCGTTCCTCGAAGTCTGCAAGGAGAACGGCATCGACCCTATCCGCCATTTTTCCGGCAGATTCAACGCCCGCATCAATCCCGAACTTCATGCCCGCGCTGTCGAAGCCGCAGCTGCCGAAGGCATCAGCTTGAATCAACTCATCGAGCGCGCCATTGAGCATGAGGTCACGACCTAG